A stretch of the Panicum virgatum strain AP13 chromosome 9N, P.virgatum_v5, whole genome shotgun sequence genome encodes the following:
- the LOC120693492 gene encoding globulin-1 S allele-like: MATARASTAHFLLILLATLLCAAAAASSWDGREPWRCERRCEDRPRHQRARCVQECREEQERGGHELGRRGEGSGDERESESEQEQESRRPYVFDRRSFRRVVRSEQGSVRALRPFHEASKLLRGIRDYRVAVLEANPRSFIVPSHTDAHCICYVAQGEGVVATIENGERRSYTVKEGDVFVAPAGAVTYLANTDGRRKLVIAKILHTISVPGKFQFFFGAGGRNPESILSSFSKSVQRAAYKTSNERLERLFGKQDKGIIVRASEEQVRELRRHASEGGHCPHWPLPPFGESHGPYSLLDQRPSIANRHGQLYEADARSFRDLAEHDVRVSLANISAGSMSAPFYNSRSIKIAYVLDGEGHIEIVCPHLAQGGESEHGRRGGRSERRSRRGEEESEESEEEEEAGQGYRTIRARVSRGTAFVVPVGHPVVEVASRGSNLQIVCFEVQADRNEKVYLAGANNVLRKLDGAAKELAFAARAREVDEVLDAQREQGFLPGPEESGREEEHQGRRGRQEREREEEEEEGRRGRGRREELAETFLRLATGRL; the protein is encoded by the exons ATGGCGACCGCCAGAGCCAGTACGGCTCatttcctcctcatcctcctcgccaccctcctctgcgccgccgccgccgcgtcgtcctGGGACGGCCGCGAGCCCTGGCGCTGCGAGCGGCGGTGCGAGGACCGGCCCCGGCACCAGCGCGCACGGTGCGTGCAGGAGTGCCgggaggagcaggagcgggGCGGGCACGAGCTCGGCCGCCGTGGCGAGGGCTCCGGAGACGAGCgcgagagcgagagcgagcaggagcaggagagcCGCCGGCCGTACGTGTTCGACCGGCGCAGCTTCCGGCGCGTCGTCCGGAGCGAGCAGGGGTCCGTCAGGGCGCTCCGGCCGTTCCACGAGGCGTCCAAGCTCCTGCGCGGCATCCGCGACTACCGCGTCGCGGTCCTGGAGGCGAACCCGCGCTCCTTCATCGTGCCCAGCCACACCGACGCGCACTGCATCTGCTACGTCGCCCAAG GCGAGGGTGTGGTGGCGACGATCGAGAACGGCGAGAGGCGGTCGTACACCGTCAAGGAAGGCGACGTCTTCGTggcgccggccggggcggtgaCCTACCTGGCCAACACCGACGGCCGGAGGAAGCTCGTCATCGCCAAGATCCTCCACACCATCTCCGTGCCTGGCAAGTTCCAG TTCTTCTTcggcgccggcgggaggaaCCCGGAATCCATCCTCTCGAGCTTCAGCAAGAGCGTCCAGAGAGCCGCGTACAAG ACCTCGAACGAGCGGCTGGAGAGGCTGTTCGGGAAGCAGGACAAGGGGATCATCGTGCGCGCGTCGGAGGAGCAGGTCCGCGAGCTGCGCCGCCACGCCTCGGAGGGCGGCCACTGCCCGCactggccgctgccgccgttcGGCGAGTCGCACGGGCCCTACAGCCTCCTGGACCAGCGGCCCAGCATCGCCAACCGCCACGGCCAGCTCTACGAGGCCGACGCCCGCAGCTTCCGCGACCTCGCCGAGCACGACGTCCGCGTCTCGCTCGCCAACATCTCAGCC GGGTCCATGAGCGCGCCCTTCTACAACAGCCGCTCGATCAAGATCGCCTACGTGCTGGACGGCGAGGGCCACATCGAGATTGTGTGCCCGCACCTGGCGCAGGGCGGCGAGAGCGAGCACGGCCGCCGTGGTGGCCGGAGCGAGCGCAGGAGCAGGCGCGGCGAGGAAGAATCCGAGGagtccgaggaggaggaggaagccgggCAGGGGTACCGCACCATCCGGGCGCGGGTGTCGCGGGGCACGGCGTTCGTGGTGCCCGTGGGCCACCCGGTCGTGGAGGTGGCGTCCCGGGGCAGCAACCTCCAGATCGTCTGCTTCGAGGTCCAGGCCGACAGGAACGAGAAGGTGTACCTGGCGGGCGCCAACAACGTGCTCAGGAAGCTGGACGGCGCGGCCAAGGAGCTGGCGttcgcggcgcgggcgcgggaggTGGACGAGGTGCTCGACGCCCAGCGCGAGCAGGGCTTCCTCCCCGGCCCGGAGGAGAGCGGCCGCGAGGAGGAGCACCaagggcgccgcggccgccaggagcgcgagcgggaggaggaggaggaggaagggcgccgcgggcgcgggcgccgcgaGGAGCTGGCGGAGACGTTCCTGAGGCTGGCGACCGGCAGGCTGTGA
- the LOC120688738 gene encoding putative cyclin-dependent kinase F-2 has translation MAACVVAASASAAGRPTRKRTRVAMGTTEDYEETCRLGEGAFGAVVKARHRATGRPVAIKHLGAVLGGHAALLREAQLLEASACDNPFVAGFRGLARNPATMALCLVMEFVGPSLDDLLSQCPSAGSSSPPLPEATVRTAMWQLLSGAAKMHERRVVHRDIKPSNILVGCADRSVVKICDFGLAMSMDERPPYDQAGTLCYMAPEMLLEKPDYDERVDAWSLGCVMAELINGCSPFEGLDDSEEGQLCAIFDVLGVPDDTTWPWFSSTAFAAARMPEFDSVQRRNLLREHFPETKLSEEGFEVLSRLLTCNPEKRLTAAVALRHPWFAKIGALELPMREEVASALPKRVNRLRVLCR, from the coding sequence ATGGCCGCGTGCGTAgttgccgcctccgcctccgccgccgggcggcCGACCCGCAAGAGGACGCGCGTCGCCATGGGCACCACGGAGGACTACGAGGAGACCTGCCGCCTCGGCGAGGGGGCCTTCGGCGCCGTGGTCAAggcgcgccaccgcgccaccgGCCGGCCCGTCGCCATCAAGCACCTCGGCGCGGTCCTCGGCGGCCACGCCGCGCTGCTGCGGGAGGCGCAGCTCCTCGAGGCGAGCGCCTGCGACAACCCGTTCGTCGCCGGCTTCCGCGGCCTCGCCCGCAACCCGGCCACCATGGCCCTCTGCCTCGTCATGGAGTTCGTGGGGCCCAGCCTCGACGACCTTCTCAGCCAGTGCCCCAGCGCCgggagcagctcgccgccgctgcccgaggCCACGGTGCGCACCGCCATGTGGCAGCTGCTCAGCGGCGCCGCCAAGATGCACGAGCGCCGCGTCGTCCACCGCGACATCAAGCCCTCCAACATCCTCGTCGGCTGCGCCGATCGCAGCGTCGTCAAGATCTGCGACTTCGGGCTCGCCATGTCCATGGACGAGCGGCCGCCGTATGACCAGGCCGGCACGCTGTGCTACATGGCGCCCGAGATGCTGCTGGAGAAgcccgactacgacgagcgcGTCGACGCCTGGTCGCTCGGTTGCGTCATGGCGGAGCTCATCAACGGGTGCAGCCCGTTCGAGGGCCTCGACGACAGCGAGGAAGGCCAGCTCTGCGCCATATTCGACGTGCTCGGCGTGCCAGATGACACGACGTGGCCGTGGTTCTCGTCCACGGCGTTCGCCGCCGCGCGGATGCCGGAATTTGACAGCGTGCAGCGGCGCAACCTCCTGCGCGAGCACTTCCCGGAGACGAAGCTGTCTGAGGAAGGATTCGAGGTCCTGAGCCGCCTCCTCACTTGCAACCCGGAGAAGCGGCTCACGGCGGCCGTGGCGCTCAGGCATCCATGGTTTGCCAAGATCGGCGCGCTGGAGCTGCCAATGAGAGAGGAAGTTGCATCGGCGTTGCCCAAGAGAGTGAACAGGCTAAGGGTGTTGTGCCGGTGA
- the LOC120693443 gene encoding uncharacterized protein LOC120693443, whose translation MANMIIKNTITPAICGAIPDKDKDGNDLSAKAYLAKVEENFKSYSKTYASTLIMKMLTSQYDGQSEIREHIMSMCDMANKLKTLDMAISDGFLVHFIMTSLPAQYSPFKISYNTQKATWSMAELISYCVEEEERQKAERMKDAVNMVSERFGRVSMSNTPKHQAESGSSRQHKRKFKGHKSKTVSHKKTSNERLCKFCKSPKHEQKDCHGFKEWLKNKGIQFDPNYKRGGAKSKSG comes from the exons ATGGCTAACATGATCATTAAGAACACGATCACTCCGGCCATCTGTGGTGCTATTCCTGATAAGGACAAGGATGGTAATGATCTGAGCGCCAAGGCATACCTTGCCAAGGTGGAGGAGAACTTTAAGAGTTATTCCAAGACTTATGCTAGCACCCTGATCATGAAGATGCTGACTTCACAGTATGATGGGCAAAGTGAAATCAGGGAGCACATTATGagcatgtgtgacatggcaaatAAGCTGAAGACACTGGATATGGCTATCTCTGATGGTTTTCTGGTGCACTTCATCATGACTTCTCTGCCAGCACAGTACAGTCCCTTCAAAATAAGCTACAACACTCAGAAGGCGACCTGGAGCATGGCTGAGCTCATTAGCTACtgtgttgaggaagaagaaaggcagaaagctgaaaggatgaaggatgctgtcaacatggtcagcgagcgctttgggcgtgttagcatgagcaacactcctaagcatcaggctgagtctggcagcagcaggcagcataaGAGAAAGTTTAAGGGCCATAAGAGCAAGACTGTGTCACATAAGAAGACCTCTAATGAGAGGCTGTGCAAGTTCTGCAAGTCACCTAAACATGAGCAGAAGGATTGCCATGGATTTAAGGAGTGGCTTAAGAACAAAG GTATTCAGTTCGATCCGAACTATAAGAGAGGGGGAGCGAAGTCTAAGAGTGGCTGA